The DNA window TCCCTCACCCAAGGTTTGGGGGGCCAGCGGATCGACCTCGTGGTGTGGGGTGAGAGCAGCGTGGACGTCGATCTGACGGTCCACCCGGACGCGCTGGCCCGCCTGGTCGAATTGCGCCGACAGGTCGGGGCGGACCTGCTGGTCAATGTCGACGCACGGGCCGCCGACGGCGGGATCTACAAGTCGTCGGTGCTCATCGGCGCCGACGGCCCGCGCGGTTCATATACGAAGACGCGGCTGGTGCCGTTCGGCGAGTATGTGCCGCTGCGGTCCCTGCTGGGTTGGGCCACTCGTCATACCAAGGCAGCCGGCGAGGATCGCCGACGCGGCGACGGACCCGTCGTGCTGAACACGGGATCTTTGGCCATCGGACCGCTGATCAGCTTCGAGACCACTTTCTCGGATCTGCCGCGGCGCCTGGTCCGCCTGGGGGCCGAGATACTCGCATTCCAGAGTTCGACATCGAGCTATCAAGGCAGCTGGGCGCAACCACAACTGGCGAGCATGGTCGCGGTCCACGCCGCCGAGACCGGCCGTCCCGCTGTGCACGCCGGGACATCAGGTGTCAGTTCGGCATTCGACGCGCGCGGTCGTGAACTCGGCAGGCTGCCCGCGTCAGACCGCGGCGTGCTGGTGGTCGACGTGCCGCTGGCGTCTGGCGTCACCGTCTACGATCGGCTCGGCGAATGGCCGATCCTGTTGTCGCTGTTGATATTCGGCGCGTGGTGCGTTCAACAGGGAGTCAGCCGCGTCGCGCAACGGCGACGTGGGTGATGCCGCCGATAATTACGGCGTGGTGTGCACAATCAGCACGTCGGTCTTGGACCGGCGCGCGACGTTGGCGGGTACGGAGCCCAGCAGCCGGCCGGCGATCGTGGAGAGGCCGACGTTGCCGACCACGAGGAGGTCTGCCTTGATCTCTTCAGCGAGGTCGACGAGGGCGTCGACGGGTGCGCCGACGATCGCCTTCTCCTCGACGGTCTTGGCGCCCGCTTGCTGCGCACGTTCCTTGGCCTCACGCAGAATCGCGTAGATGGGGGCGTTGCCCGACATCTTGTAGCCCTCGTCCTTGAGCACGTCGGCCGCGCGCTGATCTTCGCTCTGGGGGAAGTACGCCGTCGCGACGACCACCGTCGCGCCGGACCCGGCGGCGATCTGGCCGGCTTTCTCCACCGCGCGCAGCGACGAATCCGAACCGTCCGTGCCGACCAAGATGGTCGTGTAGCCGCTCATTCGTGCCCTCCCAATGTAGGTTGCAGCGCCACCCGAGACAGTAACCCGTCGTCCGGCGAACATGGGTGCGAATGACCACACATGACTGGCATCAGCCTGGTCTTTCGCCGTTTTGCGCCAGCAACATCACCCCGACCGTCCCGACGTGATCCCGCCTACACACCCTTGTCGGGCGGGTGCCGTCAGATGCCGTGGCCGGCCGCGTCGCCGCGCGCGTACTCCCGGGGGGAACAGCCGCTCACCCGGGTGAACGCCGTGGTGAATGCACTCGCGGATTGGTAACCAACCCTGCCCGCCACCTCCGCGAGCGAGGGCCGCTCTCCGCGCAGCATGTCCTTGGCCAGCGCCACCCGCCACTCCAGTACGTACTGCATCGGCGGCATTCCGATCGTGCGAGTGAACCGTTCCGCGAAGACGGCTCGCGACATATTCGCTGTGCGTGCCAGCTTCTCCACCGTCCAGCCCCGCGCCACGTCGGCGTGGATCTCGCGGAGCGCGCCGGCCAGGCCCGGATCTGAGAGTCCGGCGATCAGGCCTTGTTCTCCCGCCGCTGGACGTTCGGTTCGGAACCGGCATGCCTCGATCAGCAAGACCTCGACGAGTCTCTCCAGAATCAACTCGCGACACGGGTGTTGGGTAATCGCCTCCTCGGTGATCAGATCCACGATCCGACTCAGGCGGGCCGAGCCTGGTTCGCCGCGGCGAACGAGAACCGTTGGCGGCAAAAGCTTTACCAGAAGCATGGCGTTGGCACGGTCGAAGCGGAAGTAGCCACCGAGCATTCGCATCGGGGCCGAGCCATCCGGGGGGCCATAGTGCGCGTCACCCGCGGGATAGAGCTCGACATCGACCGGCTCGAGGGTCTGCTCACTGGCCATGACGAAGCTCGGTGTCTCGGGGAATAGCAGAAAATCGCCTTGGCGGAGCTCCAGGGGGGCGATCCCGTCCGGATCGAGCCAACAGCTTCCCTCGATCATCAGGCAGAAAGACGGATCGGCGTATCGCGGTTTGCGGACGCTCCAGTCCCCGGCGCCGCTCACCACTTTCGACAGCACGACCTGCGGGCGCAACAACGGAATGATCGCTTCGAGCGGATCGGCGGCGGCCGCGATATCTGTCGGCGAGACAGCTCCGGTGTCCCGGACGTGCATGCCGACAAGGTATCGCCGTGCCGACGCCGGCGCCTAACGCGCCCCGGCGCTCGCCAGCTCCACCGCATCCGCCCCGGCAGGGAATCGGAGCTGGCCCGAGGTGTCGGTAGCGGCACAGTAGACGGTCTCGGCCACGTCGGACTCCGTGGTAAAGACGGTCGCGTCACCGAACGCCTCGAAGATCGGCGCCGCGAAGGCCTGATACGGCTCGGGAACCAGGCCGTCCATCCGGGACACACCGTTGCTGGTGAAACTCGTCGACGGCCCGTAGCCGGGCTCGACAAGTTTGGCGGTGACGTTCACGGCGTCGAGTTCGAGTGCGAGTGATGCGGTGAACCCTTCGATCGCCATCTTGCTCGCCGTGTACACGGCCGCCAGCGGCATCGCCGTCAGCGTCACGCTCGACGTCACGTTGACCACCACACCCGAACCACGCTCGCGCATCTGGGGCAGGACAGCCTGCGTCATCGCCATCACCCCGAAGGTGTTGGTTTCGAACACTTCCCGGATGGTTTTCATCGGCATGGGCTCGAACGCGCCGACAACCCCGATGCCCGCGTTGTTGACCAGCACGTCGATCGGGCCGCTCGCCTCGATCGCCGCGGCAATGCTTTCGGGCTTGGTCACGTCCAGTGCAAGCAACTGGATTCGGTCCGATTCCGGTAGGAGGCCTTGGCGCGGTGTGCGCATCGTCGCGATCACCTTCCACCCATTCGCGTGGAAGTGGCGCGCGGTCTCGAGTCCGTAGCCTGACGAGCAACCTGTGATGAGAACTGATTTCATGACATCGACGCTAAGGCCGCTGGTCCAGACGATCAATGCCGTAAGGTCCGTAAAACATTACAGATCGTCTTGGTGTGATCGGCGCATCGCCGGGTAACCGGATGACATGGCAGCGCACACCGCGGCCGAATTCGTTCCCGACAGCCTCAAGTTGGACGAACTCGCGCACGCCGCGCACGACTGTAAAGGTTGCGACCTGTACCTGGACGCCACCCAGACGGTGTTTGGCGCCGGATCGGTCGAAGCCGACCTCATGTTGGTCGGCGAACAGCCCGGCGACCAGGAGGACAAGAGCGGCGCGCCGTTCGTCGGCCCTGCCGGCAGGCTGCTGGACAAGGCGCTTGCGGCGGCAGGCGTGGACCGCGACCGGCTCTATGTCACCAATGCGGTCAAACACTTCAAGTTCACGTTTGGTGAGCGCGGTAAGCGCCGCATCCACAAGACTCCGAGCAGGACGGAAGTGGTGTCGTGCCGACCCTGGCTGCTTGCCGAGTTGGACGCGGTGCGACCCGGAGTGCTGATGCTGCTCGGCGCGACGGCCGCACAGTCGTTGATGGGAAGCACTTTTCGGCTCACGGCCCATCGTGGCGAGGTGCTACGTCTGCCCGACGCAGAGGAATTCAAGTTCGATCCCGCCGTGGTGGTGACCGCGCACCCGTCGTCGGTGTTGCGCGGCCGCCCCGCGGACCGCGACAAGGCGTTCGACGCACTGGTGTCGGATCTGCGGTTCGCCGACGGTCTTCTGGCAGGTGGACGATGATCAGCCCATGCAGGACACCGGCGATCACGTCATTCGGCTGAGTGACGGCCGATCGCTTGGCTACGCGGAATATGGGAAGCCTGACGGCCTCCCGATCGTCAACTGCCACGGCGGACTCGCCTGTCGGCTCGATGTGGCCGCAGCGGATGACGTTGCCACCGAAGCCGGTGTCCGGCTGATCTCACCCGACCGGCCCGGCGTCGGTCTCTCGGCTCCCAGTCCGGGTCGCACCTTGTCCGGCTGGGCTCAGGACGTCGCCGAGTTGGCCGACCAGCTCGGCGTGGAGCGGTTCGCCGCCATGGGCTGGTCCATGGGCGGACAGTACGCGGCAGCCGTCGGGCATTTCCTGCGTCACCGGGTGACCGGGGTGGCGATCGTCGCCGGGGCGCTGCCGCTGACCGAACCCGGCGTATTCGGCGAACTGCCCGCGATGGATCGATACTTCACCCGCGTATCCGAGCGTGCGCCGTGGCTGGCACAACAGTGGTTTCGGGTCATGGGCCTTGCGCCACGACTCGCCCCAGTGCTGTACGGCCGCATGGCCGCACGCGACCTGGGACCGGCCGACGCCGCCGTTATCCGCGGCGAGGGATTCCCCGCGTTCGCGCGGATGTCACGCGAAGCGATGCGCCAACCGGCCGGTGCCGTCGAGGAATACCGCGCCTGGATGCGGCCGTGGGGTTTTGCACCCGAAGACCTCGACGTTCCCGTCGACGTCTGGACGGGAACACTGGACCAATTGCTAGACCCGACCTGGCCGCACCGACTTGCGGCACGAATCCCGAATGCCACGTTGAACATTCGCGACGGCGGACACTTCGTCGCGCACCTGCACTACCGGGAGATATTCGACTCGCTGCGCCGCTAGCAGACGGCCGGCGGCACCCATCCGGAGACGTTCGGTGGCACCCATCCGCAGGGGCCGCCGTAGCGAGGACCGTCCCACCTGGACTCACGCCAGTACCGGTCATCGTCGTGCCGGTGGTCATGCCACCGGGGCTTGTTCAGCTTCAACGTGATTCCGGGTGAATTCGGCGCTGCCGGTTCCGCATTGGCTACACCCGCACTCAACCCAACCGCCGTGAAGCCCACAACTAACGCCACACCGGCGCCAAACTTCGTCATATTCACGATCAAACCTCTGCAAGATAGCTATCCGACCCGATCCAAATCCTAGTCGGATCGCCAGTCGGCCGCGACGTCCGCCCTGGGGTTTACGCGCGCCGGAAGATTCAGCAAAGAGGATGGCGTTTCGCGGGTAGAGTGCGCTGAACGTCGTTCTGCTGCAGGACTATTGATCCAGGCGATTTGCGACCGACGCGTCCGTAAATACGTACCGCAAAGCTCCGAACAACTCACCCGTACAACGACTCGAACTTGCGGATGGAGCGTTCGATGTCACCTTTGACGGCACGCACTGCCGCCATACCGATCGGACCGAACAGGGGCTTGCCGCCCAGGTCGATGTTCACCGTGAAGGAGCATCCTTCTTCTGTCGGCGTCACCGTCATCTTCAGCGCGTACTTCGTCCCGCCGACGCCGTCACCGGTGATGCCGATCAGTCGCGGCGGATCCAACTCACGGATCGTCCATTTGACCCGGTTGCGCATCCCCTTCGCACCTGCGACGCCGACGATCGTCGTGCCGACGGTCAGTTCCGACGGCAGCTCGCTGCGCCAGCCCTCGTGCATCTGCAACCAGTCGCCGAGCGTGGACAGGTCCGATACGTGTGCCCACGCATCCTCAGGGCTCAACGAGAGGTCGCGGGAGAGTTCGAGCTTGGCCACGCCGAAATACTAGGACTACGAGCGAGTGACGGGATTCGAACCCGTGTAAACGGCTTTGCAGGCCGGTGCCTTGCCTCTCAGCCACACCCGCAGCGGAAACGACGATGCCACCGCACCGGGCACCGGCCCACCGTTGAAATCGTCGTGATGCGAATCGACGGCGCGCCGAACATCATCACGCAGGCCCCCCAGGGCTAATTTGTCCGCATGGATGTCTTGTTGGCCGCGGATCCGCCCTTCTTCGGCGGCCCGGGCCAGGGCACCCGCCAGATCGTCGAGTTGTTCGTCGCATTCGGGCTCACGGCGCTGATCGGACTCGAGCGAGAACTGCAGGGCAAGAGCGCCGGAGTGCGGACGCAAACCATTGTCGGCACGGCCTCGGCACTGATCCTGCTGGTCAGCAAGTACGGCTTCAACGACGTCCTGCAGGCCGGACTCGTCGAAGTCGACCCGTCCCGCGTCGCCGCCCAGATCGTCTCGGGCATCGGCTTTCTCGGCGCCGGCATCATCATCTTCCGGCGGGGCTCGGTGCACGGTCTGACGACGGCGGCCGCGGTCTGGGAGTCCGCGGCCATCGGCATGGCGGCAGGGTCTGGTCTGCTGCTACTGGCCGTCACCGTGACCGCGATGCACTTCCTCGTCGTTATCGGCTTCCTGCCTCTGGCGCGCTGGCTCACCTCCCGGTTGAGCGGATCGGTCACCATGCACGTCAGCTACGAGGAAGGCCAAGGTGTGATGAGCCGCCTTCTGCAGGCGTGTGAGCGGCGCCAATGGCAGCTCACCGACCTCGCGAACGACGCGGCGGAGGCCGCGGGCGCGGGACAGGCGGGGGTGTTGCTGACGCTGTCGGGCAGAGGGATTGTGAATGCGGCAGTGGTCGTGGCGGGAATCGCCGGCGTGACCGGGGTCCACCAGTACGACGACGACCCCGACTGATGACCATCGGACTCATCTGCGCCGTCCCGCAAGAACTCGCAGCGCTGCAAAGTGACCTCTCGCAGACCCACGCCGAGGCGGTGGCGCACACGCAATTCATCACCGGAGTCCTCGACGGCCACGAGGTTGTACTTGCCGGGTCCGGGATGGGCAAGGTCAACGCCGCAATCGTCACCACGCTGCTGGCCGACCGGTTCGGTTGCCGCACAATCGTTTTCTCGGGCGTGGCGGGCGGACTTGATCCGGCGTTGTCCATCGGTGATGTCGTCGTCGCCGACCGCATCATCCAGCACGATGCCGGTGTCCTCGAGAACGAGAAGATCCGTACCTACCAGCCGGGGCACGCGCCCATCATCAACCCCACCGATCGCCTCGGCTACCCGGTCGACCCGGGACTGCTTGCCAGGGTCAAGGACCGACTCGAAGGTATGCCCGTTCCGGGCCAAATCGTCTACGGCACAGTCCTTACCGGCGATCAGTACCTGAACTGCGACTCCACTCGCGAGCGTCTGCTCTCCGAACTCGGCGGCCAGGCGATCGAGATGGAGGGCGGTGCGGTCGCACAGGTCTGCGAGGCCTTCGGGCTTCCCTGGTTGGTCATCCGCGCACTATCCGACCTCGCCGGCGGAAATGCCCTCTTCGACTTCACCGCTTTTGTCGAACAGGCATCTGCAACGTCGGCAACCATCCTGCGGCGGCTGTTGCCCGTACTGTGACCCCACAGCACGCTGCAGGAGTTCTACTTCGGGCCCGACCTGCTACCACTTCTCGTAGAGGCGACGACCCCGACGACAGCCAGCACCGCGAACGTTGCGAACATCCAGCGTGCCGCCGTCGCATCGCCGCGATCGGTGGCGTTGACCACGATGCCCGCCAGCCCTGCTCCGAACGCTCCGAAGATCAGCTGCACGGTGTTGATCGCCGCCGCCGCACGCCCGCCCTCACTCGCGTCGTCGACACAGCCCATCGCCCATGCCGACAGATGTGGCCACGCCATGCCGACTCCCATTCCCGTGACCGCCAGCGCTGCCACCCAGACCGCGATCAGCCAGCCTGACGCGTCTTCGAACTGACTGACCGCTGCCAGCGCCAGGCCCACCGCCATTACCAGAGGCGCGACGGCCACGATGCGTACAACCGCCTTCGTCCTGCTCACCGATGCGCTTGCGATCTCGCTCATCGTCCAGCCGACCGCCAGTGCCACCCCGAGAAAGCCCGCCGCCACGGGGGCCAGGTGCGCAAGCCGCTGGCCGAAGAACGGCACATACAGATCGACCATCGTCGCGGCCATCAACATGCCGAGGGTGAGATAGATCCACTTCAGCGGGCCGGGTCGAAAGGCCGTGGGGGGCAGGACCGCCGCGCTCGTACGGCGATCGACGACCAGGAACACACCGACCAGAGCTGCGCCCAACGCCACCAGAGCGACCGTCCAGACCATGTTTGACGGCACACCCGCGACGCTGATCGCCAACGCCGCTGACCCGAGCAGCAGCAGCGACCACACCGGGATCGGGTCACGCGCGGGAGCAACGCCCGTTCGAGCGGGCAACGCGAACGGCACCAGCACGGCGATCGCCGCGGCCAACACCACCAGCACGCCGAATGCCCAACGCCACGAACCGTATTGCGCGAACAGGCCCCCGGCCGCAGGACCGATCAAGGTTCCGACGCCCCACATCGCGGAGACGAGGGCCGACGCCTTGGTCCACAGAGACGGCGGGAGCGTGGAATTGATCACCGCGTAGCCGAGCCCCGCGAGCAGTCCGCCCGCCGAGCCCTGGACAACCCGGCCGACGAGCAGCAGTTCCATCGTCGGCGCCAGCGCGCACAACAGGCTGCCCACGGCGAACACCGCGAGGCCCGAAAGGTAGGCCCACCGCGGCCCGGTTCGCGCCAGCACGGAGCTGACGGTGGTCGCCGCCACCACCGACGCGACCAAGTACACCGTGGTGACCCAGACGTAGAGGCGCTGCCCGCCGATGTCGGCGACCGTGCTCGGCAGCAGGCTGATCGTGAGGAACTCGTTTGTGGCGTACAGCGCAACGCCGCCGGCCAATACTGTCGAGGCCCCGAGGTGCTTGGGGCCCAACAGCTCACGCCAGCCGCCGGAGGCAGTCGTTGCGCTTACCGTCACGCCGCTCACGCTAAGAGCTCAACCGCCATTGAGGTCAAGTTATTTCGAAGGCGCAGGCATCGCGGCCCGTGAAGATCAGCCGGGGCTTCCTGGTGCCCCGCCTGGGCTGCCGCCCTCGCCGCCGGCCCCGCCGGTGCCGGTCTGGCTACTGCCGCCGTCCCCTCCCCGACCGCCGGAGGTGTTTCCGGTGGTGCCACCGTCCGACGCCCCCGCATTACCACCGTCACCGCCGGCGCCACCAGTGCCGCTGGTGGTCGAGCCGCCGGTACCGCCGGTGCCACCCGTCGGATGTCCTAATGCGCCGGGCCCGCTGATCGTTCCGCTACCGCCATCGCCACCCTGGCCGCCGTCGCCAGAGACGCTGGAGCCACCGGTGCCGCCGCTGCCGCCATAGGCCATTCCGACGCCGGTCACGATGGCATCACCGCCTTCACCCCCGGCGCCGCCGGCGCCGCCGGCGCCGCTCGTATTGTTACCGCCGGTGCCGCCGGTACCGCCAGTGACCGTCCCGGCGCCGGTCATAGTGGCGCTGCCGCCATCGCCGCCGTTGCCCGCGACCGTGCCGTCGCTGCCGCCGACGCCGGGCGTTCCGGGGTTCGTTCCCGCCCCGCCAGCGCCGCCGCCGGCACCGGTACCGACGTCGCCGCCATCGCCTCCACGACCGGCGGTGGGTTGCCCCGAACTTCGGATGATATCCGCGCCGGTGGCACCGTTGCCGCCGTTGCCGCCGTTGCCGCCGTCGCCGCCGTCGCCGCCGTCGCCCATCGTGCCGGCTTGGCCGCCAAGGCCAGTCACACCACCGGTTCCGCCGGTTCCGGCCGCACCACCACTGCCCGCTGCCCCGCCGCTTCCGCCGTCGCCGCCGTCGCCGCCGGCCACCCCGTCTCCACCATCGACCCCGCGACCGCCGGCGGTAGTGGCGTTCGCCCCGTTACCGCCATCGTCGCCGTCGGCGCCATCGCCGCCGTCTCCGCCCGCGGCGCCGTTGCCGCCCGCACCGCCGTCACCGTTGACCCCGGCCGAACCTGCGGTTCCGGACGGTCCGGAAGCACCACCGGCGCCGGCGTTGCCGCCCGCCCCGCCGGCTCCGCCGCCGCCACCGGCCTGACCGTTATCCCCACGGGCTCCCGAAGCCGTCACCGCCGATGCATCGTCGCCGGCCTTGCCGTCACCCCCCACGCCGCCGTTGCCGCCGTCACCACCGTCGCCGCCGTCGCCCATCGTGCCGGCTTGGCCGCCAAGGCCAGTCGCACCACCGGTGCCGCCGGTCCCGGCCGCACCACCACTGCCCGCTGCCCCGCCGCTTCCGCCGTCGCCGCCGTCGCCGCCGGCCACACCGTCTACACCATCGACCCCGCGACCGCCGGCGGTAGTCGCGTTCGCCCCGTTACCGCCATCGTCGCCGTCGGCGCCATCGCCGCCGTCTCCGCCCGCGGCGCCGTTGCCGCCCGCACCGCCGTCACCGTTCACCCCGACCGAACCTGCGGTTCCGAACCATCCGGAAGCACCACCAGCGCCGGCGTTGCCGCCCGCCCCGCCGGCTCCGCCGCCGCCCCCGGCCTGACCGTTATCCCCACGGGCTCCCGAAGCCGTCACCGCCGATGCATCATCGCCGGCCTGGCCGTCACCCCCCACGCCGCCCACGCCGCCGGACCCGCCGCGTCCACCGGCGCTAAAAAACAGTCCCCCCGCGCCGCCACGGCCGCCGGCCCCGCCGGCTTCACCATCGACGCCGTCCGCGCCAGGACCAACGGTGCTACCGGCTTCACCATCGGCACCGTTGGCGCCGTTACCGCCTGCGCCGCCGTTGCCGATGAGCAGACCGCCGTTGCCACCGGCGCCACCGGCCATGCCTGCCGCCACGGCGTTGCCGCCGTCGCCGCCATTGCCGATAAGTCCCGCGTTGCCGCCGCGTCCGCCATTGGCGCCTATGCCGCCGTTGCCCATGAAGAATCCGCCGTTGCCGCCGTTGCAGGCGCTGCCGACACAGTCAGCCGAAGCGCTCCAGCCATTGCCGAAGAACAGTCCAGCGTCGGGGTGTTCGGCCGTGCCGTTGCTGATGAACGCCGCCAGGAACGCGCCGAACAAGTCACCGGACACCGCGGTGGGACTGGCTGCGGCGGCCCCGAGTCCCGGAGACGGACACGCCGGGAGCGCGCAATCAGTGATCGGCGACGACATATCGACCAGATACACATTCGCCGAGGCATATGACGGTGGGGACTCGACCGCGAGGTCCAAATCCTGCGCCAGCCAGAAACCGGCGCCGCTCAGCGCTATGCCGGTTACCACGACTGAACGGGCAAGTGTGAACATGGTTAACTCCTCGCAGCTGTCTGGGGATAAAGCGGCGAACCATAAATCCGATCGCGAAGTCCATAGACAGCAAATCGAAAAGTAATTTCGCTCGCGTCAGACTACAGGTTTTGAATTCAAAATCCGCAGGCTCCAGCAAAGTTAGCGCAGCTAACCGCTCTTGAGCTCAAGCGTAAGACCGCGGCTGACGATAGGTTGCAACCTGTGTTGCGCCCCCTGGCCTGTGCCGTGATCGTCGTCGTGTTGGCAGCCTGCAGTCAGGGCGGCGAGGCCAGCGAAACGCCTGATGCCGTCGACACTGGCTACTCCGTCGGGCTGCGGCAGGTCGAGTTCGTCGATCGAGGTGCAGCGGATGCCGGTGACCGCCACCTGGCCATGAACGTCTTCTACCCTGCCGAGGCCGCTTCACCCGACGCGGAGCCGTTCGCGATGCCGTTCTTCACCGGGGTGACGGTGTATCCCGACCTCGCTCCAGCGGCGGACGGCGAGCGACGGCCGCTGATCCTCTTTTCCCACGGGCGGGGTAGCAACGGTCTGTA is part of the Mycolicibacterium tusciae JS617 genome and encodes:
- a CDS encoding type II toxin-antitoxin system Rv0910 family toxin, which translates into the protein MAKLELSRDLSLSPEDAWAHVSDLSTLGDWLQMHEGWRSELPSELTVGTTIVGVAGAKGMRNRVKWTIRELDPPRLIGITGDGVGGTKYALKMTVTPTEEGCSFTVNIDLGGKPLFGPIGMAAVRAVKGDIERSIRKFESLYG
- a CDS encoding SDR family oxidoreductase; protein product: MKSVLITGCSSGYGLETARHFHANGWKVIATMRTPRQGLLPESDRIQLLALDVTKPESIAAAIEASGPIDVLVNNAGIGVVGAFEPMPMKTIREVFETNTFGVMAMTQAVLPQMRERGSGVVVNVTSSVTLTAMPLAAVYTASKMAIEGFTASLALELDAVNVTAKLVEPGYGPSTSFTSNGVSRMDGLVPEPYQAFAAPIFEAFGDATVFTTESDVAETVYCAATDTSGQLRFPAGADAVELASAGAR
- a CDS encoding 5'-methylthioadenosine/adenosylhomocysteine nucleosidase; amino-acid sequence: MTIGLICAVPQELAALQSDLSQTHAEAVAHTQFITGVLDGHEVVLAGSGMGKVNAAIVTTLLADRFGCRTIVFSGVAGGLDPALSIGDVVVADRIIQHDAGVLENEKIRTYQPGHAPIINPTDRLGYPVDPGLLARVKDRLEGMPVPGQIVYGTVLTGDQYLNCDSTRERLLSELGGQAIEMEGGAVAQVCEAFGLPWLVIRALSDLAGGNALFDFTAFVEQASATSATILRRLLPVL
- a CDS encoding alpha/beta fold hydrolase, with translation MQDTGDHVIRLSDGRSLGYAEYGKPDGLPIVNCHGGLACRLDVAAADDVATEAGVRLISPDRPGVGLSAPSPGRTLSGWAQDVAELADQLGVERFAAMGWSMGGQYAAAVGHFLRHRVTGVAIVAGALPLTEPGVFGELPAMDRYFTRVSERAPWLAQQWFRVMGLAPRLAPVLYGRMAARDLGPADAAVIRGEGFPAFARMSREAMRQPAGAVEEYRAWMRPWGFAPEDLDVPVDVWTGTLDQLLDPTWPHRLAARIPNATLNIRDGGHFVAHLHYREIFDSLRR
- a CDS encoding MFS transporter — encoded protein: MTVSATTASGGWRELLGPKHLGASTVLAGGVALYATNEFLTISLLPSTVADIGGQRLYVWVTTVYLVASVVAATTVSSVLARTGPRWAYLSGLAVFAVGSLLCALAPTMELLLVGRVVQGSAGGLLAGLGYAVINSTLPPSLWTKASALVSAMWGVGTLIGPAAGGLFAQYGSWRWAFGVLVVLAAAIAVLVPFALPARTGVAPARDPIPVWSLLLLGSAALAISVAGVPSNMVWTVALVALGAALVGVFLVVDRRTSAAVLPPTAFRPGPLKWIYLTLGMLMAATMVDLYVPFFGQRLAHLAPVAAGFLGVALAVGWTMSEIASASVSRTKAVVRIVAVAPLVMAVGLALAAVSQFEDASGWLIAVWVAALAVTGMGVGMAWPHLSAWAMGCVDDASEGGRAAAAINTVQLIFGAFGAGLAGIVVNATDRGDATAARWMFATFAVLAVVGVVASTRSGSRSGPK
- a CDS encoding universal stress protein, whose amino-acid sequence is MSGYTTILVGTDGSDSSLRAVEKAGQIAAGSGATVVVATAYFPQSEDQRAADVLKDEGYKMSGNAPIYAILREAKERAQQAGAKTVEEKAIVGAPVDALVDLAEEIKADLLVVGNVGLSTIAGRLLGSVPANVARRSKTDVLIVHTTP
- a CDS encoding MgtC/SapB family protein → MDVLLAADPPFFGGPGQGTRQIVELFVAFGLTALIGLERELQGKSAGVRTQTIVGTASALILLVSKYGFNDVLQAGLVEVDPSRVAAQIVSGIGFLGAGIIIFRRGSVHGLTTAAAVWESAAIGMAAGSGLLLLAVTVTAMHFLVVIGFLPLARWLTSRLSGSVTMHVSYEEGQGVMSRLLQACERRQWQLTDLANDAAEAAGAGQAGVLLTLSGRGIVNAAVVVAGIAGVTGVHQYDDDPD
- a CDS encoding AraC family transcriptional regulator, with amino-acid sequence MHVRDTGAVSPTDIAAAADPLEAIIPLLRPQVVLSKVVSGAGDWSVRKPRYADPSFCLMIEGSCWLDPDGIAPLELRQGDFLLFPETPSFVMASEQTLEPVDVELYPAGDAHYGPPDGSAPMRMLGGYFRFDRANAMLLVKLLPPTVLVRRGEPGSARLSRIVDLITEEAITQHPCRELILERLVEVLLIEACRFRTERPAAGEQGLIAGLSDPGLAGALREIHADVARGWTVEKLARTANMSRAVFAERFTRTIGMPPMQYVLEWRVALAKDMLRGERPSLAEVAGRVGYQSASAFTTAFTRVSGCSPREYARGDAAGHGI
- the lnt gene encoding apolipoprotein N-acyltransferase, which translates into the protein MVAGALPALAFPAPSWWWLAWVGLIPLLFVVHAAPTAVQGGGRAWLGMAGFLLANQYWLFASAGPLLAVFAVVIGALWFPWGWAAHRLLTGEPTVRRMLTAVAVLPSAWVLAESVRSWHRLGGPWALLGGSQWNQPATLALASVGGVWLVGFLVVAVNTAIVGAILLRSWRVAALAVVLAVLGPAWFWWGPAPVPGSSARVALVQPGDIDDGAARQRASDSLTQGLGGQRIDLVVWGESSVDVDLTVHPDALARLVELRRQVGADLLVNVDARAADGGIYKSSVLIGADGPRGSYTKTRLVPFGEYVPLRSLLGWATRHTKAAGEDRRRGDGPVVLNTGSLAIGPLISFETTFSDLPRRLVRLGAEILAFQSSTSSYQGSWAQPQLASMVAVHAAETGRPAVHAGTSGVSSAFDARGRELGRLPASDRGVLVVDVPLASGVTVYDRLGEWPILLSLLIFGAWCVQQGVSRVAQRRRG
- a CDS encoding UdgX family uracil-DNA binding protein (This protein belongs to the uracil DNA glycosylase superfamily, members of which act in excision repair of DNA. However, it belongs more specifically to UdgX branch, whose founding member was found to bind uracil in DNA (where it does not belong), without cleaving it, appears to promote DNA repair by a pathway involving RecA, rather than base excision.), producing the protein MAAHTAAEFVPDSLKLDELAHAAHDCKGCDLYLDATQTVFGAGSVEADLMLVGEQPGDQEDKSGAPFVGPAGRLLDKALAAAGVDRDRLYVTNAVKHFKFTFGERGKRRIHKTPSRTEVVSCRPWLLAELDAVRPGVLMLLGATAAQSLMGSTFRLTAHRGEVLRLPDAEEFKFDPAVVVTAHPSSVLRGRPADRDKAFDALVSDLRFADGLLAGGR